In one Canis lupus dingo isolate Sandy chromosome 16, ASM325472v2, whole genome shotgun sequence genomic region, the following are encoded:
- the GBX1 gene encoding homeobox protein GBX-1: protein MQRAGGGGAPGGSGGGGGGGPGTAFSIDSLIGPPPPRSGHLLYTGYPMFMPYRPLVLPQALAPAPLPAGLPPLAPLASFAGRLTNTFCAGLGQAVPSMVALTTALPSFAEPPDAFYGPQELAAAAAATAARNNPEPGGRRPEGGLEADELLPAREKVAEPPPPPPPHFSETFPSLPAEGKVYSSDEEKLEAPAGDPAGSEQEEEGSGGDSEDDGFLDSSAGGPGALLGPKPKLKGSLGTGAEEGAPVAAGVTAPGGKSRRRRTAFTSEQLLELEKEFHCKKYLSLTERSQIAHALKLSEVQVKIWFQNRRAKWKRIKAGNVSSRSGEPVRNPKIVVPIPVHVNRFAVRSQHQQMEQGARP, encoded by the exons ATGCAGAGGGCTGGAGGCGGGGGTGCCCCCGGGGgcagcggcgggggcggcggggggggcccGGGCACTGCCTTCTCCATCGACTCCCTGATCGGGCCGCCGCCCCCTCGCTCCGGCCACTTGCTCTACACCGGCTATCCCATGTTCATGCCCTACCGGCCGCTCGTGCTGCCGCAGGCGCTGGCCCCCGCACCGCTGCCCGCCGGCCTCCCGCCTCTCGCCCCCCTGGCCTCCTTTGCCGGCCGCCTCACCAACACCTTCTGCGCGGGACTGGGCCAGGCCGTGCCCTCGATGGTGGCGCTGACCACCGCGCTGCCCAGCTTCGCGGAGCCGCCCGACGCCTTCTACGGGCCGCAGGAgctcgccgccgccgcagccgccacTGCTGCCCGAAACAACCCCGAGCCGGGTGGCCGACGCCCGGAGGGTGGGCTGGAAGCCGACGAGCTGCTGCCCGCCCGGGAGAAAGTGGCagagcccccgccgcccccgcctccgcACTTCTCAGAGACTTTCCCAAGTCTGCCGG CAGAGGGGAAGGTGTACAGCTCAGATGAGGAGAAGCTGGAGGCACCAGCAGGAGACCCAGCAGGCAGCGAACAGGAGGAAGAGGGCTCAGGCGGGGACAGCGAAGACGACGGTTTCCTGGACAGCTCTGCAGGGGGCCCCGGGGCCCTCCTGGGACCTAAACCCAAGCTAAAGGGAAGCCTGGGGACTGGAGCCGAGGAGGGAGCACCGGTGGCGGCAGGAGTCACAGCTCCTGGGGGCAAAAGCCGACGGCGCCGCACAGCATTTACCAGTGAGCAGCTTTTGGAATTGGAGAAGGAGTTTCACTGCAAGAAATACCTGAGCTTGACAGAGCGGTCCCAGATCGCCCACGCCCTCAAGCTCAGTGAGGTGCAGGTCAAGATCTGGTTTCAGAATCGGCGGGCCAAGTGGAAGCGCATCAAAGCTGGCAATGTGAGCAGCCGTTCTGGGGAGCCCGTGAGAAACCCCAAGATTGTTGTGCCCATACCTGTGCACGTCAACAGGTTTGCTGTCCGGAGCCAGCATCAACAAATGGAGCAGGGGGCCCGGCCCTGA